Below is a window of Herminiimonas arsenicoxydans DNA.
CATGCAGCACGTCATAGTGACTGGTCGCGGCGCACCGCCGGAACTGATCGCCGTGGCGAATACCGTGACCGAGATGCAACCTGTCAAGCACGCATTTGCCGACGGTATCGCTGCCCAGCAGGGCGTGGAATGGTAATGAGTAGTCCGACCAATAGCGCACGCATCATCCTGATTTCCGGCATCGCTTCCGGTCAGGGTAAAACGACAGTCACGGCCGCTCTGGCGCGCAAGCTGATCCGTCAGGGTTTGCGTGTGCGCGTCTTCAAGACCGGACCGGATTATCTTGATCCCATGATCCTGCAACGCGCGAGCGGGGCTGAAGTATATGCACTTGATTTGTGGATGGTCGGTCTGGACGATTGCCGCAGATTGCTGGCCAGGGCGGCAAGCGAAGTCGATGTGATCCTGATCGAAGGCGTGATGGGTTTGTACGATGGTGATCCATCATCGGCCGATCTGGCGCGTGCTTTTGGCGTGCCGGTAGTGGTCGTGCTGGATGCTGCGAAAATGGCGCAGACTGTGGGCGCGGTGGTGCTCGGTTTGCAGCAGTATGGTCCGGTTGATCTGGCTGGCGTAATCGTCAACCGACTCGCCAGCCCGTCGCACGCCAGCATGGTAACGCGCGGAATCCGTAATGTACCTATCCTGGCGACTCTGCCCAAGCAACAACAAGCATTGCCGGAGCGGCATCTGGGACTGGTGCAGCCGGATGAAATCGCGCAGGTCGATCAGGTGCTGGACCAGCTTGCCGATCAGATCGAGATTGATATGGTGGCATGGGATGCCATTGCGCCAGTTGTGCTGGATGGGAGTCTTGCCGCAGCGAGCACGCAGCAATTACTGGCCGGTAAAACAATTGCGATTGCGCGTGATGCGGCTTTTGCCTTTGTCTATCACGCCAATCTGGAATGCTTGCGCGCCGCCGGTGCGCAGCTGAAATTCTTTTCCCCGTTGAATGATGAAACGATTCCGGCGGAAGCGGATGCGGTCTATATCCCCGGTGGTTATCCGGAGCTGCATTGTGCGACGCTCTCGTCGGCGCAACGCTGGCAGGATTCCATGCGTGCCGCACACGTACGGAATATGCCGATACTCGCAGAATGCGGCGGCATGATGGTGATTGCAGACAGCCTGATCGATGCGCAAGGGAAGAAGTGGCCCATGGTCGGTTTGATCCCGGGCGAAGTGGCCATGCAAGGCAAGCTGGCTGGTCTGGGTATGCAGTCGCTGGCAACGGAAGATGGCGAATTGCGCGGACATGCCTTCCACTATTCAACGCTGAGTACGCCGGTCGAGCCGCAGGCACAGACGGTCAAGCGATCGAATGGCGCTCATGGCGAGGCAGTGTACAAACAAGGTGCATTGACCGCGACATACTTCCACGCCTATTTCTCATCGTGTCCGGCGGCGACGGCACGTATTTTTTCTCCTGAAATAAAAGCATGACACGCACACTGGTAATAGGCGGTGCCCGTTCAGGCAAAAGCGCACATGCCGAAGCGCTGGCGACTGCAGCCGGCAAGCCAGTGGTCTATATCGCGACGGCGCAAGCCGGCGATGCAGAAATGCAGGCACGAATTGCGCATCATCGCGCGCGACGCGATAGCCATTGGGTGACGGTAGAGGAAGTGTTGACGCTGGGTGCTGCGATTGAAAAACACAGTACGCCGGACAATCTCGTCATGGTGGATTGCCTGACGGTCTGGCTTTCCAATCTGCTGTTTGCAGAAAAAAACCAATTCCCGGAAATCGGCGCCATCGATGCGCCAGCCTGTTTCACTGAGCAGCGCGCCGCTTTGCTGCAAGCGCTGATGCAAGCCAGGGGCGATGTGATTCTGGTGTCGAATGAAGTCGGACAGGGCATCGTGCCGCAAGGTGCGGTATCGCGCTGGTTTGTCGATGAGGCGGGGCGTCTGAATCAGGCGGTGGCCGCGGCTTGTGAGCGTGCCGTATTGGTGGTCGCCGGTTTGCCGCTGGCGCTGAAGGGTTGAGATGCTGTTTGGTTTATCTTGTGGAGCGATTGCCATCCTGATGATGCTGGGCGTGCTGCTGGATATGCGTCTGGGCGAAGCAACGCGCTGGCATCCGCTGGTCGGCTTCGGCAATCTGGCGATACGCATCGAAAAGAAACTCAACACCGGTGGCTCGCGGATTGTACGTGGCGCAGTGGCATGGATGCTGATTGTCTTGCCATTGGTATTGGTTGCCTGGCTGCTGACTTTCTGGCTGGCGCAATTCGATCTTTTGCTAGCATTTGGCGTGCATGCTTTGCTGCTTTACTTCGGCCTCGGCTTGCGCAGTCTGCGTGATCACACCTTGCCGATAGCACATGCATTGATGGACGGCGATTTATCGCAGGCGCGCCTGTTGACTGCACGCATCGTCAGCCGCGATACAACTCAGGCGCAAGAAGCTGACTTGGCAAAAGCCGGCGTTGAGTCCCTGCTGGAGAACGGGAATGATGCGGTGTTCGGCACCTTGTTCTGGTTTGTCCTGGCCGGTGGTCCCGGTGTTGTCTTGTTCCGTTTTGCAAATACCCTCGATGCGATGTGGGGTTACCGCACGCAGCGTTTCAATGAATTCGGTCGTGTCGCAGCGCGCATCGACGATGTCTTGAATTTTATTCCGGCGCGCCTGACTGCGTTGTCTTACGCGGTGCTCGGAAATGCCAAGCAGGCCTGGCAGTGCTGGCGTGTGCAAGCTCCCGCCTGGTCCAGCCCGAATGCCGGGCCGGTAATGTCGGCAGGTGCGGGTGCCCTGGGCATATCGCTGGGCGGTGCCGCGATTTACGATGGCGAAGTGGAACAGCGTCCGCCGCTGGGTATCGGCCCTGCAGCCGCCGGCAAGGATATCGCCCGCGCCTGGCGTCTGGTGGTCTTGACGACGGTCTTGTGGCTGGCGCTGATTTGCATTGCAGCTGTGATAGCGGGAGTTGTCCATGCTTGAGCATGGCGGCAATCTGCACGATGCAGTCCTGCGTTACGGCCGGCCGCGCGAAGAGTGGCTGGATCTGTCTACCGGCATCAATCCGCAAGCCTATCCGGTACCGCAGCTGGCACCGGATGCATGGCATCGTCTGCCGGAGCCGAGTACGACTTTGCTGGAAGCTGCGCAGAATTATTACGGTGCGCCGCAGTTATTGCCGGTTGCCGGTACGCAGGCGGCGATACAGGCATTGCCGCGCTTGCGTGCACGCAGTCGGGTCGTGATCGCGGCGCCTTCGTATGCGGAGCACAGTTATCAATGGCGACAGGCCGGACATGATGTGCGTGAAGTTCGTTACGAGCAGCTGGAGGCGGCACTAAACACATGCGATGTGATGTCGCTCTGCAACCCGAATAACCCGACCGGCGAGAAAATCGCACCGGAGACATTGCTGCGCTGGGCTGAGCAACTGGCGGCACGCGGCGGCTGGCTGATCGTCGATGAGGCATTTGGCGATACTGCGCCGGCACAAAGCGTGGCGGCCTTTACCTCGCAGGCCGGCTTGATCGTGTTCCGCTCGGTGGGCAAATTTTTCGGCCTGGCCGGATTGCGTTTAGGTTTTGTTGCGGCACATGCGGATTTACTGAAACAGTTGGCCGACTTGCTGGGACCGTGGACAGTCAGCGGCCCGGCGCAGCAGATTGGCAGTGCCGCCTTATCGGATCGGGCATGGCAGCAGGCCATGCGTAGTCAATTGCAAGAGAGCGGTAAGTGTTTGCAGCAACTGCTGGCCTCGCATGGCATTGCATCGAACGGCACGCCCTTGTATCAGTATTGGCCGGAAGCACGTGCTGCAGCATTCGCGGAACATATGGCGCAGCATGGTATCTGGGTAAGAATGTTTTCACATGGTGTACGCATCGGTTTGCCGGCGGATGAAAAAGGCTGGCACAGATTGCAGCATGCATTGAGTGCATGGGCTGTCTCCACTATTCAACAGGAAGAAAAATGAAATCTTGTTTCGTATTCGCCTTGTCGCTGCTCGCCTTGCAGGCGCATGCAACGATCAGCGTGCAGGATGATGCCGGCAATACGGTGCTCGTAAGTCAGCCGGCGCAACGCATTATTTCGCTAGCACCGCATGCGACTGAACTGATCTTTGCGGCGGGTGGCGGCGACCGTATTGTGGGCACGGTCGGATACAGCGACTACCCGGCTGCCGCGCTGAAGATTGCGCGTGTGGGCAATCATCAGCAAATCGATATAGAACGCATCATCGCGCTCAAGCCGGATTTGCTGGTGGTCTGGTTGCATGGCAACTCGGAACGTCAGCTTGAGCATTTACGCAAACTCGGCATTCCTTTCTATTACAGCGAACCGAAGAAGCTGAGCGATATTCCGGATAGCGTGCAGCGTCTCGGGAAATTGATGGGTACGGAACAGCAGGCAGAAAAAACGGCGGCTGCCGAACGTGCGGAATTGACGCGTCTGCGCACGCAATACAGCAATCGCGCTCCGGTGCGCACCTTTTATCAGGTCTGGGGCAAGCCGGTATATACGCTCAATGGCGAACACATCATGAGCGATGTATTCCGCTTGTGCGGCGGCGAAAATGTATTCGCCAAACTGTCGGTCACCGCTCCGACTGTCAGCGTCGAATCCGTGCTGCTGGAGAATCCGGAGGCGATGTTCACCGGCGGACGCAAGGAGAAAAAGACAGCCGGCCTGGAAATGTGGGAACAGTATCCGAATCTGCTTGCCGTCAAAAACGGCAATCTGTTTCCGATCGACGGCGATTTGCTCAATCGTGCCGGGCCGCGGTTGATAGAAGGTGCAGCCGCAGTATGCGAAAAACTGGAACTTGCACGTAGTCGCCGTACTGTAAAACGATCGGTACTGCCGTGAAATTTCCTTTCCCTACATTGATGGTGCAGGGCACCACTTCCGACGCCGGTAAAACCACCTTGGTCGCGGCCTTATGCCGCTTGCTGGCACAACAGGGTGTGAGGGTTGTGCCGTTCAAGCCGCAGAACATGGCATTAAACAGTGCAGTGACGGCAGACGGCGGCGAGATCGGTCGTGCACAAGCCCTGCAGGCGGTGGCTGCCGGACTGCCGCCGCATACCGATATGAATCCCATCCTGCTCAAACCATCGAGCGACACCGGTGCGCAAGTAATCATTCATGGCAGAGCGCGCAACGACATGAATGCGCGTGACTATCACGCGTACAAGCCGATAGCGATGCAGGCGGTGCTGGAGTCGTATGGACGTTTGAGTGCGCAATACGAAACCGTATTGGTGGAAGGGGCAGGCAGTCCGGCTGAAGTGAATTTGCGCGATCGCGATATCGCCAATATGGGTTTTGCCGAGGCGGTCGATTGCCCGGTCATCCTGGTCGCCGATATCGATAGAGGCGGCGTGTTCGCGCACATCATCGGCACGCTGGCTTGCCTGTCGGAGAGCGAACGCAAGCGCACGATCGGTTTCGTCATCAATCGTTTTCGCGGCGATATCAGTTTGCTGGAGCCCGGCCTGCGATGGCTGGAAGAACAAACCGGCAAGCCGGTGCTGGCTGTGCTGCCGTATCTGCACGGTCTGTTTCTCGATGCCGAAGATGCAGTGGAACAAACACAAACCGCGCGCGGTGCTTTCCGCATCGTCGTACCGGTGCCGCCGCGTATCAGCAATCACACGGATTTCGATGCGTTGCGTGCGCATCCGGATGTCGATCTGCAATTGATAGGACCGGGGCAACCGATTCCGGCTGCCGATCTGATCATCCTGCCGGGCAGCAAAAATACGCGTGGCGATCTGGATTGGCTGATTGCGAATGGCTGGCGTGAGGCATTGATCCGTCATGCGCGCTACGGCGGCAAGATCATCGGTATCTGCGGCGGCTATCAGATGCTTGGCAAGACGATAGCCGACCCGCAAGGAGTGGAAGGCTTGCCGGGCATTTCGCAAGGTTTGGCTTTGCTGGATATCACTACCGTGCTGACGCCGGAAAAGCAGCTGGAGCAGGTCCACGGTATGTGTGCGTTTGCAGATACGGATGCCGCCGTCAGCGGTTACGAAATCCACATGGGGCTTTCCGAAGGCGAAGCATGCTCGCATCCTGCTTTTGTCATAGCTGGCCGCCCCGAAGGCGCGCGTTCTGCCGATGATCAGATTCTCGGCAGCTATCTGCACGGGATGTTCGATACGCCTTCGGCCTGTTCCGCATTGCTACGCTGGGCCGGACTTGATAGCGACGTCGCGGTTGATACGGCGCGTTTGCGGGAAGCCAGTCTGGACCGCATTGCGCAAGCTGCGCAGCCGCTGCTGGATGCGCTTTGCGCACTGGACCCTCCGACGGCCTGACCTCCGTCCCTGATACGCGTCGGCTTTGGCGCGCCTGCAACAAACTCATTGCCCGGGAGCTGCGGCGGGATTGACCTTGCAATGCAGCATGATATTCTTGCCGCTGAATCAGCAAGGGGCAAACCGCAGGCTGGTTTTCAAGTGAATCGCCAATAACAACGCAAAAAAGGGGAATTTCATGCCAGTCATCGTCATCGCCAATCCGAAAGGAGGCGTGGGGAAGAGTACGTTTGCCACCAATCTTGCCGGTTATTTTGCAGCGCAGGGGCACAAGGTCATGCTGGGCGACGTCGATGCCCAGCAATCGTCGCGCTCATGGCTGGCATTGCGGCCCGCATCGCTACCGGCGATCCATGCCTGGGAAATTGAAGATGGCCACGTCGCCAAGCCGCCGAAAGGAACCACGCACATCGTGCTGGATACGCCGGCCGGTTTCAGCGGCAAGCGTTTCGAGAAAGTAATGCAGATTGCCGACAAGGTGGTCGTTCCTTTGCAGCCGTCGATCTTCGATATTCTGGCGACGCAGGAATTTCTGCAAAAGCTGCAGCAAATCAAGGGAAAATTCGATCTTGGCGTGCTGGGCATGCGCGTCAACGGCCGTACGCGTGCAGCCGATCAGTTGACGAAATACGTGAATGGACTTGGTATTCCGGTACTCGGTTTTCTGCGCGATACGCAAAACTACGTGCAGCTCGCTGCAAATGGCGCCACGTTGTGGGATGTTGCACCTTCCCGCGTAGAAAAAGATTTTGAACAATGGCAGGGTTTGTTGAAGTGGATTGAGAAAAAATGATTTCCCCTGAATACGCGCAGTTACTGGCGCGTTACAACCGCTGGATGAACGACAAGATGTATGCCGCCAGCGAGCAGTTGAGTGATGCAGAACGCAAAGCCGATCGCGGTGCGTTTTTCAAATCGATACATTCAACCTTGAATCATCTGGTGTGGGGCGACGCGATGTGGCTGGCCCGCTTCACCAAAGGTACCGCGCTGGAAAGGTCGATGCCGACCACGCCCGGCAACGTCGATGTGCATGCCGAATGGGATGCATTGAAAGCTGCGCGTATAAAATTGGATGACGAGTTGATGATCTGGGCCGGGAGTCTGGATGCTGTATGGCTGGCCAGCGATTTTTCCTGGTACAGCGGTCTGACAAAATCCACACGCAACGGTCCTGCGTGGCAATCAGTCACGCATATGTTCAATCACCAGACGCATCATCGCGGGCAGGTAACGACCTTGCTGGTGCAGCAGAAGATTGACCTTGGCGCGACCGATTTGATCATGCTGCCGCAGCAGTCGGATATATCGGCTGCATAAACCATGCTAACAATGAAATTACTACGCGGCTCCGTACCAGCGGCCCTGTCCGTATGTTGTGCGTCGACATGGGCGATGCATCCCATGGTGACCGACGATACTGCCACTCAGGGGCGGCAGCGTTCGCAAATCGAGATCAATACCGATTGGGTCAGAGGTCGTGGTTACGATGGCCGGATTGCTGACTTTACCTATACCTACGGCCTTTCCGACAGCGTCGATATCGCACTCGACATGCCTTCCAATTTGTCTTCTCCTGCCGGTCTGAATGATGTGGCTATCGGATTCAAATGGCGATTTGCAGAGATGGATGGCATCAGTTTTGCGGTAACGCCTACGCTGGCGCTGTCGACTGGCAGTGAACAGCGCGGACTGAGTAACGGCACCTACAATCCCGGGGCGGCATTGATAGGCAGTTATGCCACCGGTTCCTGGGTATGGCTGGCCAATGTCGGCATAGTCTCCAATCGCTATCGTCAGAATGAGTTGCGTGCAGCCAACCGCGCCATTATTCGCCGTGCGTCGCTTGCCGTGACGTATGCAATTGATCCTCAATGGACAGTGGTCGCCGATACCGGCATCGCGCAGAACATGCGTCGTTCCGAGCAGGGTAACCCCGCCTATTTTCTATTTGGCGCCGTCTATTCGCCGAATCAGACTATCGATCTTGATGCCGGCATCAAATTCGGACTGAAGAACGTGGGGCCATCCCGTCAGGTCGGTGTGGGACTGACTGTGCATTTCTGACGCTGGATGTTGTTAAGTCTGCAGCGATGCTGTTATCCGGCTCAGATTTCCAGGTTGTCGATCAGGCGTGTGGCACCCAATTTGGCGGCGGCGAGCACTACCAGCTTTTCGCCTTGCGCCATATCGCCGGCCGATGGTGGCTGCAGATTGCTGCGTTTGCGGATCGAGATGTAATCCGGCTTCCAGCCACGCTGGCTCAGATCGGCCATTGCCTGCCGTTCCAGCTGAAAAATATCCAGATGTCCGCTGCGCACTTCGTTGGCGACCGCGTTCAAACTCTTGAACAGCGCCGGTGCTTCTGCGCGTTCTTCAGCGGATAAATACATATTTCGTGAAGACAGCGCCAGACCGTCCTCGGCGCGATAGGTTTCGGCCGCGATAATTTCGGTCGGCAGGGCGAACTGCTTGGACATATTGCGCACGATCATCAACTGCTGATAATCCTTTTTGCCGAACACGGCGACGCTCGGCTGCACGCAGGAGAACAGTTTCAATACGATGGTGGTCACGCCGCTGAAAAATCCGGGGCGGAATTCACCTTCCAGCGTATTGCCCAGATCATTCGGCGGTTGCACACGGAATTCCTGCGGCTCCGGATACAGATCTTTTTCCGTCGGCGCGAACAGGATGTAGACGCCTTCCTTTTCCAGTTTCTCGACGTCAGCCTGGAATGTGCGCGGGTATCTGTCGAAATCTTCGTTAGGTCCGAACTGCAGGCGATTGACAAAGATCGATGCGACGACCGGATCGCCATGCTTGCGCGCCAGTCGCATCAGCGACAGATGGCCGTCGTGCAGATTGCCCATGGTCGGAACGAAGGCGGTACGCAGCTGGCCGCGCAAATGGTCGCGCAATTCTTCAATGCAGGAAATGATCTTCATAAGGCTGTCTTGGTGGGGTTTTGTTGCGCGTTACATGCTGATACGCACAAACGTCATGATTGGTAGGGATGGAGCAATGTTCAGCTGGGCGCGTAAGCCAGACGCACATAAATCGGTGCAAATGGTTCGGCCTGCGTGATCTCGATCAGTGTTTCCTTCGCCAGTTCCAGCAGGGCGACGAAATTGACCACGATCACCGGTACGCCGCGCGTAGGATCGAAAAGATCGGCGAACTCGACGAATTTGGTGGATTGCAAACGGCGCAGGATAGAGGTCATGTGCTCGCGCACGGATAATTCTTCGCGGCTGATCATGTGATGCGCGGTCAGTTTCGCGCGTTTGATCAAATCAGCCCACGCGGCTTGCAGATCGACTATGTCGACTTCAGGCCAGCGCGTGACGGTGTTTTGTTCGATATAAATCTGCGTACGTACATAATCCCGACCGAGTTGCGGCAGGGCGTCGATTTGCTGTGACGCGAGTTTCATTTGTTCGTATTCGAGCAGACGGCGTACCAGTTCAGCACGCGGATCGCCGGCTTCTTCACCGGTATCGGCCTTGCGTACCGGCAGCAGCATGCGCGATTTGATTTCGATCAGCATCGCCGCCATCAGCAGGTATTCAGCCGCCAGTTCGAGATTGTGCAAACGGATCTGATCGACATATTGCAGATACTGCTTCGTCACCTGCGCCATCGGAATGTCGAGGATGTTGAAGTTCTGCTTGCGGATCAGGTACAGCAGCAGATCGAGCGGGCCTTCAAAGGCTTCGAGAAAGACTTCGAGCGCGTCCGGCGGAATATACAAATCCGTCGGCATGCGGAACAAGGGTTCCCCATATAGCCGGGCGTAGGCGACGCCGTCGATGACATCCGGTGTGGTATCCGGTCTGCCGTCAACTACAAGATCGGGCGCACTGGAAGGCAGGTGCGCCAGCATCGTGTTCGGCCCCTTGTTCATTTACCGAACTTTGTTTTGGTACGGGTAAGCTTGCTGATCGACGTGCGAGGCCTGATTGCGCGCTTGTTGTTCCAGATCGATAGGGCTTTTATCCCACAGCAGTGCGCGACCGGCGAGCTGGGATGCTTCAAGGTTCGGATTTTTTGCTTTCAGCGAGTCGATGAACTGCGTGATCTCGGACTGATAATTGGCGTGCTGTTTGCTGAATTTCATGGGTAAATTTTCAACTAGGTGGAATCAACCGCTATTTTACCCTGTCTTGCGCCCGCTTCCGCGAGTTTGCGTCAGAGGCAAAAAGAGTCGTTTGGAATGGGTACAATTCCGCTTGCTGGAAGTAGAGCAATGCGATACCGGGATTTTGGCAATTGCAGCATGAAAAAGCCTTGCCGGACGGCGATGGGCGACTTTGAATGGAATGGAAATGAAGAATTTTTTGCGTGCCGTGTCGGGCTTTGTCTGTGGTTTGCTGATGTTCGGCTGTAACGGCCGCGCTATCGAAGACTTCGGCCTGGAAAAATTGATCAAAGGCGTGTCGTCAGAAGCCGATGTGCGCAGTGCGATGGGAGAACCGGAAACGGTGCGCGACGAAGAGAACGGCGCGCGCACGCTCGAATATCCAAAAGGGCCGTCAGGGCATCGCACTTTCATGATCAATCTGGATGCGCAGGGCGTGTTCCAGGCTTACACGCAAGTATTGACGCCGGAGAACTTCGCGACCATCGAGGCCGGTATGAGTCGGGATCAGGTGCGGCGCAAACTCGGCAAGCCGCGTACCGTCGTCAAATTCGGCTTGAAGAATGAAGAAGTGTGGGATTGGCGTTATCTGGAAGGGCCGGTCACCGAACGCTTTTTCAACGTGCATTTCGATATCGACAGCGGCAAAGTGACCCGCACATCGGTGTCCGACCCTGTCATGGGTTAGAGCCTGCTTGACAGGTCCTGAGGCCCGACATCAGGCTGCCAGCGCAGCACTGCGTGCCAGCGCATCAGGCAGGTTATCCAGGCAATTCTGCGGACCCAGCCGTGCGAGAAAACCGCTACGCCGCATCAAGTCCAGCGGCTGCCGATTCGGCCCGCACAGAATCAACTGGCTCCCCTTTTTCTGCAGGGTCTTGCGCACGGTTTCCAGTGCGTCGAGTCCGGTTGCGTCCAGATTGATCAATTGGTGCAACTCGAGAATCAATGCCTGTTCCGGCATCGATTCCGCCTCGATCAATCCTTCCAGCTTGTCGACAGCGCCGAAAAACAGCGAGCCGAAGATCGAGTAGGCCAGTACGCCGTGCGGCAACGGGGTGCTGAGGCGATCCGGCGGGATCAATTCAATGCGCGTCAGGCTGGAGATGCGGTAGATGAAAAAGACGCATGCCAGCACCAGACCGACTTGTACGGCAACCGTCAGATCGACAATCACCGTCAGTAAAAAAGTCGCCAGCATCAGAATCCGATAGTTCATCGAAAAATGCCGGAGCCGCGCGAATTCATGCCATTCGCCCATATTGTAGGCAACGTATAAAAGAATCGCGGCCAGTGCGGCCAGCGGAATATTGCTGGCCAGCGGTGCCGCAACCAGGACGATCACCAGCAAGGTGAGCGCATGCAGGATGCCGGCAATCGGCGAAACGGCGCCGGCGCGGATATTGGTGACCGTGCGTGCGATCGTGCCGGTGGCCGGAATGCCGCCGAAGAAAGGTACGATGAAATTGGCGCATCCTTGCGCCATCAATTCCTGATTCGGATCGTGGCGATCGCCGGTGATGTTGTCGGCAACGCGCGCGCACAACAGCGATTCGATGGCGCCCAGCAGAGCAATGGTCAGCGCAGGCGGAAATAGCTGCTTGACCAGTTCCCATGTGAAGTGCGGCAACGCGAAGGAAGGCAAGCCTTGCGGTATGCCGCCGAATTTACTGCCTATTGTATCGACCTGCAGATCGAACAGGGAAACGGCAAGCGTTGCTAGCACTAGAACAAGTATGGTCCCGGGAAATGCGCGCAAGATGCGCAGTATGCGCTTGTCTTTGCCGCCTATGACCTCATCCATGGTATTCGGCTTTGCCTGCCATAATTTGGGCCAGATGAAAATCAGAAGAAGTGAAACCAGGGCGATGGCGATGCTGGCAAGATTGAAGGAGTGGGCGTTTGCCGTCAGCGTTTGAATCTGCGCAAAAAAATCGCCCGGCATCTTTTCTATGTGCAAACCGAAAAAATCCTTCATTTGCGACAGGGCGATCAGTACGGCAATGCCGTTGGTGAAGCCGATCACGATCGGAACCGGGATGTAGCGTATCAGTGAACCGAGACGGAAGAAGCCCATTGCACACAGCATCAATCCGGCGAAGATGGTGGCGATCAGCAGGTTGGCGACACCGTATTTTTCGACTATGCCGTAAATGATGACGATGAACGCGCCCGCCGGCCCGCCGATCTGGATGCGCGAACCGCCGAGGGCGGAAATCAGGAAACCGCCAATGATGGCGGTGAAAATGCCGGCTTCCGGTTTGACGCCGCTGGCAATGGCAAATGCCATGGCCAGCGGCAAGGCGACGATGCCGACCGTCAGGCCGGCACTCAGATCACGGAAGAATGCAGGCACATCGTAGCCGCGCAAATCCTTTAGAAGGGAAGGGCGGAACGAAAATCTGAACGGCTTCATTGAATACACTCCCACAATTCATATTGCTGTCGCGATGCCAGTCTATGGCAGGCTTACCCCGATGGTACGTCAGTTGGGGTTTTTTGCGAAGAATGAGGCGCTGACTGAAAATGTGCGATGCATGGGCACATGCAGTCGTTTCAGGATGTAGGTGCGCATCGTCCGGAACTGTAGCGAGCATCCGGACGATGC
It encodes the following:
- a CDS encoding putative Cobyrinic acid a,c-diamide synthase CbiA (Evidence 3 : Function proposed based on presence of conserved amino acid motif, structural feature or limited homology; Product type pe : putative enzyme), encoding MVMSSPTNSARIILISGIASGQGKTTVTAALARKLIRQGLRVRVFKTGPDYLDPMILQRASGAEVYALDLWMVGLDDCRRLLARAASEVDVILIEGVMGLYDGDPSSADLARAFGVPVVVVLDAAKMAQTVGAVVLGLQQYGPVDLAGVIVNRLASPSHASMVTRGIRNVPILATLPKQQQALPERHLGLVQPDEIAQVDQVLDQLADQIEIDMVAWDAIAPVVLDGSLAAASTQQLLAGKTIAIARDAAFAFVYHANLECLRAAGAQLKFFSPLNDETIPAEADAVYIPGGYPELHCATLSSAQRWQDSMRAAHVRNMPILAECGGMMVIADSLIDAQGKKWPMVGLIPGEVAMQGKLAGLGMQSLATEDGELRGHAFHYSTLSTPVEPQAQTVKRSNGAHGEAVYKQGALTATYFHAYFSSCPAATARIFSPEIKA
- a CDS encoding putative Cobalamin binding protein BtuF (Evidence 3 : Function proposed based on presence of conserved amino acid motif, structural feature or limited homology; Product type pt : putative transporter), which translates into the protein MKSCFVFALSLLALQAHATISVQDDAGNTVLVSQPAQRIISLAPHATELIFAAGGGDRIVGTVGYSDYPAAALKIARVGNHQQIDIERIIALKPDLLVVWLHGNSERQLEHLRKLGIPFYYSEPKKLSDIPDSVQRLGKLMGTEQQAEKTAAAERAELTRLRTQYSNRAPVRTFYQVWGKPVYTLNGEHIMSDVFRLCGGENVFAKLSVTAPTVSVESVLLENPEAMFTGGRKEKKTAGLEMWEQYPNLLAVKNGNLFPIDGDLLNRAGPRLIEGAAAVCEKLELARSRRTVKRSVLP
- a CDS encoding putative threonine-phosphate decarboxylase (L-threonine-O-3-phosphate decarboxylase) (Evidence 3 : Function proposed based on presence of conserved amino acid motif, structural feature or limited homology; Product type pe : putative enzyme), which produces MLEHGGNLHDAVLRYGRPREEWLDLSTGINPQAYPVPQLAPDAWHRLPEPSTTLLEAAQNYYGAPQLLPVAGTQAAIQALPRLRARSRVVIAAPSYAEHSYQWRQAGHDVREVRYEQLEAALNTCDVMSLCNPNNPTGEKIAPETLLRWAEQLAARGGWLIVDEAFGDTAPAQSVAAFTSQAGLIVFRSVGKFFGLAGLRLGFVAAHADLLKQLADLLGPWTVSGPAQQIGSAALSDRAWQQAMRSQLQESGKCLQQLLASHGIASNGTPLYQYWPEARAAAFAEHMAQHGIWVRMFSHGVRIGLPADEKGWHRLQHALSAWAVSTIQQEEK
- the cobU gene encoding Bifunctional adenosylcobalamin biosynthesis protein cobU [Includes: Adenosylcobinamide kinase ; Adenosylcobinamide-phosphate guanylyltransferase ] (Evidence 2a : Function of homologous gene experimentally demonstrated in an other organism; PubMedId : 1655696; Product type e : enzyme) is translated as MTRTLVIGGARSGKSAHAEALATAAGKPVVYIATAQAGDAEMQARIAHHRARRDSHWVTVEEVLTLGAAIEKHSTPDNLVMVDCLTVWLSNLLFAEKNQFPEIGAIDAPACFTEQRAALLQALMQARGDVILVSNEVGQGIVPQGAVSRWFVDEAGRLNQAVAAACERAVLVVAGLPLALKG
- a CDS encoding putative cobalamin biosynthesis protein CbiB (Evidence 3 : Function proposed based on presence of conserved amino acid motif, structural feature or limited homology; Product type pe : putative enzyme) translates to MMLGVLLDMRLGEATRWHPLVGFGNLAIRIEKKLNTGGSRIVRGAVAWMLIVLPLVLVAWLLTFWLAQFDLLLAFGVHALLLYFGLGLRSLRDHTLPIAHALMDGDLSQARLLTARIVSRDTTQAQEADLAKAGVESLLENGNDAVFGTLFWFVLAGGPGVVLFRFANTLDAMWGYRTQRFNEFGRVAARIDDVLNFIPARLTALSYAVLGNAKQAWQCWRVQAPAWSSPNAGPVMSAGAGALGISLGGAAIYDGEVEQRPPLGIGPAAAGKDIARAWRLVVLTTVLWLALICIAAVIAGVVHA